In Streptomyces sp. SN-593, a single genomic region encodes these proteins:
- a CDS encoding DUF6895 family protein, giving the protein MTAAPPALLHRVGDQALAWLHTNREYFRLTDDDRETGRGLVERLKPIGELAINMRVLAREGVAGSRQHDLSVRLLDFAWRDLLDGGNVLADLQAQEPLSPVPLEIYGSLHELGHRHPGLEAAIDLARTTASWQAVEMLPNRRLGLLNSERKLGLVPSGDAEQALDATWLGRTPEPWTVQLHIAYDVTHTVFHLTDWGAAPDRLPPRIADYLALYLPAWAADWAELEHWDLLGELLVVDACLPRPALDAGLWERYAAAQAPDGAMPVQHAMPEGGPATVFDLVHHPTLVAAFASAMATSRALSSDVAA; this is encoded by the coding sequence GTGACCGCCGCGCCCCCCGCGCTCCTGCACCGTGTCGGCGACCAGGCGCTGGCCTGGCTGCACACCAACCGCGAGTACTTCCGGCTCACCGACGACGACCGCGAGACCGGCCGCGGACTGGTCGAACGCCTCAAGCCGATCGGCGAGTTGGCGATCAACATGCGCGTGCTGGCACGCGAGGGCGTCGCGGGATCGCGGCAGCACGACCTGTCGGTGCGGCTGCTGGACTTCGCCTGGCGGGACCTGCTGGACGGCGGCAACGTCCTGGCCGACCTCCAGGCGCAGGAGCCGCTCTCCCCGGTGCCCCTGGAGATCTACGGCAGCCTGCACGAACTCGGCCACCGGCACCCGGGGTTGGAGGCGGCGATCGACCTCGCCCGCACCACCGCGAGCTGGCAGGCCGTCGAGATGCTCCCCAACCGGCGGCTGGGCCTGCTCAACTCCGAACGCAAGCTGGGCCTGGTGCCCAGCGGGGACGCTGAACAAGCCCTGGACGCGACCTGGTTGGGCCGTACCCCCGAGCCGTGGACGGTGCAACTGCACATCGCCTACGACGTCACGCACACCGTCTTCCACCTCACCGACTGGGGCGCGGCGCCGGACCGGTTGCCGCCGCGGATCGCCGACTACCTCGCGCTGTACCTGCCGGCGTGGGCGGCGGACTGGGCGGAGCTGGAACACTGGGACCTGCTGGGCGAGTTGCTCGTGGTCGACGCGTGCCTGCCCCGCCCGGCGCTCGACGCGGGGCTGTGGGAGCGCTACGCCGCCGCGCAGGCCCCCGACGGTGCGATGCCCGTCCAGCACGCGATGCCCGAGGGAGGACCGGCGACGGTCTTCGACCTCGTCCACCACCCCACGCTCGTCGCGGCGTTCGCCTCCGCCATGGCGACGTCCCGGGCGCTGTCGTCGGACGTCGCCGCGTGA
- a CDS encoding DUF6895 family protein, whose protein sequence is MDPRERDGPEGPNEPREPAGPEGPGRTVAPSRTVGPGTPGTPGAPDRDAFPARPGAEDGPPHPDAELLDRIVAGALTRIDAMRPSFRLPADVATDADPNLTLKPLGELAELTDVVRACHPLPAVRALADDLFAFAWRETRDGALFAELVRGEPQATYPVELYGVFARAGLRHPGAEELLAATTRLRLWRLAREDHTRTLNVLNAERRVGLPQHADFAAVLARTGLGARPEPWALDLRTAYGVTHDVFHVTDWGRTPWRMPAALAGYLRLWLPAWTTSWSEERQWDLTGELLAVAACTPGVPYDPFAWRVLAAAQHPDGAVPETGDGPPEGAAPEAWFTGCYHSTLVAAFAATLARTAPAACAGPRAPDARGAATTAGPYPYPCPSPSADAPPPAPAESEVLP, encoded by the coding sequence GTGGACCCGCGCGAGCGGGACGGGCCGGAAGGGCCGAACGAGCCGCGCGAACCGGCAGGGCCGGAAGGGCCGGGCAGGACGGTCGCGCCGAGCAGGACGGTCGGGCCGGGTACGCCGGGTACGCCCGGCGCCCCGGACCGGGACGCGTTCCCCGCGCGGCCGGGCGCGGAGGACGGCCCACCGCATCCGGACGCCGAGTTGCTGGACCGGATCGTCGCGGGCGCGCTCACCCGGATCGACGCGATGCGGCCGTCCTTCCGGCTGCCGGCCGACGTGGCCACCGACGCCGATCCGAACCTCACCCTCAAACCGCTCGGCGAGCTGGCCGAGTTGACCGACGTGGTGCGCGCCTGCCACCCGCTGCCCGCGGTACGGGCCCTGGCGGACGACCTGTTCGCCTTCGCCTGGCGGGAGACCCGCGACGGCGCGCTCTTCGCGGAGCTGGTGCGCGGCGAGCCGCAGGCCACGTACCCCGTCGAGCTGTACGGCGTCTTCGCGCGCGCCGGCCTGCGCCACCCGGGCGCCGAGGAACTGCTCGCGGCCACCACTCGGCTGCGGCTGTGGCGGCTCGCCCGCGAGGACCACACCCGCACGCTCAACGTGCTCAACGCCGAGCGGCGCGTCGGCCTGCCCCAGCACGCCGACTTCGCCGCCGTCCTGGCCCGCACCGGGCTGGGCGCGCGCCCCGAGCCGTGGGCGCTGGACCTGCGCACCGCGTACGGCGTCACCCACGACGTCTTCCACGTCACCGACTGGGGCCGCACCCCGTGGCGGATGCCCGCCGCCCTGGCCGGCTACCTGCGGCTGTGGCTGCCGGCGTGGACCACGAGCTGGTCCGAGGAGCGGCAGTGGGACCTGACCGGCGAACTGCTCGCGGTGGCCGCGTGCACGCCGGGCGTGCCGTACGACCCGTTCGCCTGGCGGGTACTGGCGGCGGCTCAGCACCCGGACGGCGCTGTACCGGAGACCGGCGACGGTCCGCCCGAGGGCGCCGCGCCCGAGGCGTGGTTCACCGGCTGCTACCACTCCACGCTGGTGGCGGCGTTCGCCGCGACGCTGGCCCGCACCGCCCCGGCCGCCTGCGCCGGACCTCGGGCACCCGACGCCCGCGGCGCCGCCACGACCGCCGGCCCGTACCCGTACCCGTGTCCGAGTCCTTCCGCGGACGCGCCCCCACCCGCACCCGCCGAGAGCGAGGTCCTGCCGTGA
- a CDS encoding serine hydrolase domain-containing protein, whose translation MTGPAAGRPPAAAGPTAAPAAGSATRTDAERAAAEPEGHAATATAVERALARVRAPDVVLAVSRAGRRTVVTGGTALPRLPRTDLRYELGSLSKTFTVLLLAALAREGALGLDDPLAAHLPGLPLPHRHSRAITLRHLATHTSGLPRVPRDLIPGALLRPYTNGYAGYDRERLLSTFARTRTAHAPGSHWHYSNLGIALLGPAMESAAGADYATLLAGRVLRPLGLSGTTVGPAPDGSAAAVAAAVGHRPDGRTPLPPTDMAAFTPAGAVRATPADLLDYAEALLSPDAAADGGAPVLLRAALRDVQVPQLRRGLGRRHTHTLTWYLHPGPGGPVLFHAGATFGHQSFLGLHPATATAVVGTATRHDRTCALIGACYALLHDLAGPAAQG comes from the coding sequence GTGACCGGCCCCGCGGCGGGACGGCCCCCGGCGGCAGCGGGACCCACCGCCGCCCCCGCCGCCGGGTCCGCCACGCGGACGGACGCCGAGCGCGCGGCCGCGGAGCCCGAGGGCCACGCCGCCACCGCGACGGCGGTGGAGCGGGCGCTCGCGCGGGTCCGCGCCCCCGACGTGGTGCTGGCCGTCTCCCGCGCCGGCCGCCGGACCGTGGTCACCGGCGGCACCGCACTCCCCCGGCTGCCGCGCACGGACCTGCGGTACGAACTGGGCTCCCTGTCCAAGACGTTCACCGTCCTGCTGCTGGCCGCGCTGGCCCGCGAGGGCGCGCTCGGCCTGGACGACCCGCTGGCCGCGCACCTGCCGGGGCTGCCGCTGCCGCACCGGCACTCCCGCGCGATCACGCTGCGGCACCTGGCCACCCACACCTCGGGGCTGCCCCGGGTACCGCGCGACCTGATCCCGGGAGCGCTGCTGCGGCCGTACACCAACGGCTACGCCGGCTACGACCGCGAGCGGCTGCTGAGCACCTTCGCCCGCACCCGGACGGCACACGCCCCCGGCAGCCACTGGCACTACTCCAACCTCGGGATCGCGCTGCTGGGCCCGGCGATGGAGAGCGCCGCCGGCGCCGACTACGCCACGCTCCTGGCCGGACGCGTGCTGCGCCCGCTCGGCCTGTCCGGCACCACCGTCGGTCCCGCCCCGGACGGGAGTGCGGCCGCCGTCGCCGCCGCGGTCGGCCACCGCCCCGACGGCCGCACCCCGTTGCCGCCCACCGACATGGCGGCGTTCACGCCGGCCGGCGCGGTCCGCGCCACCCCCGCCGACCTGCTGGACTACGCCGAGGCCCTGCTCTCCCCCGACGCCGCCGCGGACGGCGGCGCGCCGGTCCTTCTGCGCGCCGCCCTGCGCGACGTCCAGGTCCCCCAACTCCGGCGGGGCCTGGGCCGCCGCCACACCCACACCCTCACCTGGTACCTCCACCCCGGCCCCGGCGGCCCGGTCCTCTTCCACGCCGGCGCCACCTTCGGCCACCAGTCCTTCCTGGGACTGCACCCGGCCACCGCCACCGCCGTGGTCGGCACCGCCACCCGCCACGACCGCACCTGCGCCCTGATCGGTGCCTGCTACGCGCTCCTGCACGACCTCGCGGGCCCCGCGGCGCAGGGCTGA